A single genomic interval of Antarcticibacterium arcticum harbors:
- the rho gene encoding transcription termination factor Rho yields the protein MFEISELKAKKLPELQDIAKSLNVPKYRTQKKGDLVYQILDHQAANPEKVKEVLKEETTTKPVDNPTSGKPDSGKIGGDRKNDRTQTSPRPAPSKTPSAQKQEQPQKNTDNRSKENPSSQHQRPTNKPAHPRKDEQGNSAKKEETSGSASRDTGNSSRGDSGNSSRDTGNSNRDNRDNGNSNRESRDNGNSNRDSRDSGNSNKDSRDNQKNPREARKEPRSNKPDPNNAGKNNGNRDNRNRYREPDYEFDAIIESEGVLDIMQDNYGFLRSSDYNYLSSPDDIYVSQSQIRLFGLKTGDTVLGQIRPPKEGEKYFPLIKIVKINGLDPQVVRDRISFEHLTPLFPKEKFNIAERQSTISTRIMDLFSPIGKGQRGMIVSQPKTGKTMLLKDIANAIAANHPEVYQIILLIDERPEEVTDMQRHVKGEVVASTFDREAHEHVKVANIVLEKAKRMVECGHDVVILLDSITRLARAYNTVQPASGKVLSGGVDANALHKPKRFFGAARNIENGGSLSIIATALTDTGSKMDEVIFEEFKGTGNMELQLDRKIANRRIFPAIDLTSSSTRRDDLLLDENTLQRMWVMRKYLSDMNPVEAMEFINERFKQTKNNEEFLISMNG from the coding sequence ATGTTTGAGATTTCAGAATTAAAAGCGAAGAAGCTTCCTGAGCTTCAGGACATTGCTAAATCCTTAAATGTCCCCAAATACCGCACGCAGAAAAAGGGCGACCTGGTCTATCAGATCTTAGATCATCAGGCAGCCAATCCCGAGAAAGTGAAAGAGGTATTAAAGGAAGAAACTACTACAAAGCCTGTAGACAACCCCACTTCAGGAAAACCGGATTCCGGTAAAATTGGCGGAGACAGAAAGAATGACAGGACCCAAACCTCACCTCGTCCTGCTCCATCCAAAACTCCTTCAGCTCAAAAACAGGAGCAACCTCAAAAAAATACCGACAACCGCTCCAAAGAAAATCCCTCCTCCCAACACCAAAGGCCAACCAACAAACCCGCACATCCCAGAAAAGATGAGCAGGGTAATTCGGCTAAAAAGGAGGAGACTTCAGGTTCTGCTTCAAGAGATACCGGAAATTCATCCAGAGGAGATTCAGGAAATTCTTCCAGAGATACCGGCAACTCTAACCGAGATAACAGAGATAATGGTAATTCCAATAGAGAAAGCAGGGATAATGGGAATTCTAACCGGGATAGCAGAGACAGCGGTAATTCAAACAAAGATTCCAGAGATAATCAAAAAAATCCCCGGGAAGCCCGTAAGGAACCCCGCTCCAACAAACCCGATCCTAACAATGCAGGAAAAAATAACGGGAATCGCGATAACCGGAACCGTTACAGGGAACCCGATTATGAATTTGATGCTATTATAGAAAGTGAAGGAGTGCTGGATATCATGCAGGATAACTATGGTTTCCTTAGATCTTCAGATTATAATTACCTTTCATCTCCAGATGATATTTACGTTTCACAATCGCAAATACGTTTATTCGGTCTAAAAACCGGAGATACTGTTTTGGGACAAATACGTCCGCCAAAAGAAGGAGAAAAATATTTTCCCCTTATTAAAATTGTTAAGATCAATGGCCTTGACCCCCAGGTGGTGAGAGACCGGATCTCATTTGAACACCTTACTCCCCTTTTCCCAAAAGAGAAATTCAACATTGCCGAAAGACAATCTACTATTTCTACAAGAATAATGGACCTTTTCTCCCCTATTGGAAAAGGCCAGAGAGGGATGATAGTTTCCCAGCCAAAAACGGGAAAAACAATGTTGCTTAAGGATATTGCAAATGCAATTGCTGCAAACCATCCTGAGGTGTACCAGATCATTCTTTTAATAGACGAAAGACCTGAAGAGGTTACAGATATGCAACGCCATGTAAAAGGAGAAGTGGTAGCTTCTACCTTCGACCGCGAAGCTCACGAGCACGTGAAGGTGGCTAACATAGTTCTTGAAAAGGCAAAGAGAATGGTAGAATGCGGTCACGACGTTGTGATCCTTCTTGATTCTATTACCCGTCTTGCACGTGCTTACAACACTGTTCAACCTGCCAGTGGTAAGGTATTGAGCGGGGGTGTAGATGCCAATGCATTACACAAACCAAAACGTTTCTTTGGAGCTGCCAGAAATATTGAGAATGGAGGATCCCTTTCCATAATCGCTACAGCTCTTACAGATACCGGTTCTAAAATGGACGAAGTAATCTTTGAAGAATTCAAGGGTACAGGTAACATGGAACTGCAACTGGACAGAAAGATCGCCAACCGCAGAATATTCCCTGCCATTGACCTTACCTCATCAAGCACCCGTCGTGATGACTTGTTACTGGATGAAAATACCTTACAACGTATGTGGGTAATGAGAAAATATCTTTCAGATATGAACCCGGTTGAAGCAATGGAGTTCATCAACGAGAGGTTCAAACAAACTAAAAACAACGAAGAGTTCCTTATCTCAATGAACGGATAG
- a CDS encoding RNA polymerase sigma factor, giving the protein MKVIPLFKNETQLIARAAKNHRPSQERLFLKYSPKMLSVCRMYIKDMHYAEDVMLNGFFKVFKHLEDFRNEGSFEGWVRRIMIRESVSFLRKRNEFEFKEEEVENSLDSFNNIQADMDAEHIQQLIDELPEGYRVVFVMYAIEGYKHREISKILNISSGTSKSQLFKARKLLQEKLEIQKTAGYGTT; this is encoded by the coding sequence GTGAAAGTTATACCCTTATTCAAAAACGAAACGCAGTTAATTGCCCGGGCAGCTAAAAACCACCGGCCCTCACAGGAACGTCTGTTTTTGAAATACTCCCCAAAAATGTTGAGTGTGTGCAGAATGTATATAAAAGATATGCATTACGCAGAAGATGTAATGCTCAACGGATTTTTTAAGGTCTTTAAACACCTTGAGGATTTTAGAAATGAAGGAAGTTTTGAAGGTTGGGTTAGGAGGATAATGATTCGGGAATCTGTTTCATTTCTTCGTAAAAGAAATGAATTTGAATTCAAGGAGGAGGAGGTTGAAAATAGCTTGGATAGTTTTAACAATATCCAGGCAGATATGGATGCCGAACATATTCAGCAGCTTATAGATGAATTGCCGGAGGGTTACAGGGTGGTATTCGTGATGTATGCGATTGAGGGTTATAAACACCGGGAAATTTCCAAAATACTGAATATTTCCAGCGGCACCTCAAAATCGCAGCTCTTCAAAGCCAGGAAATTATTGCAGGAGAAGTTAGAGATTCAAAAAACAGCGGGTTATGGGACAACATAG
- the gldC gene encoding gliding motility protein GldC has protein sequence MGEFKKSEINIEVLLDENRVPEALFWSAEDGDVYREEAKAMLLSMWDSKANETLRIDLWTKDMPVDEMKKFFHQTLVAMSDTFNRATQDEKMTATMKDFCDYFAEKMELIKE, from the coding sequence ATGGGAGAATTTAAGAAATCTGAGATCAATATTGAAGTCTTGCTGGATGAGAATCGCGTTCCTGAAGCTCTATTCTGGAGTGCAGAAGATGGAGACGTGTACCGCGAGGAGGCAAAGGCAATGTTGCTTTCAATGTGGGACAGCAAAGCAAATGAAACCCTACGCATAGACCTTTGGACAAAGGATATGCCGGTAGATGAGATGAAAAAATTCTTTCATCAAACCCTTGTAGCCATGAGCGATACTTTTAACCGCGCTACACAGGATGAGAAAATGACTGCAACCATGAAAGATTTCTGCGACTATTTTGCAGAGAAAATGGAACTTATAAAGGAATAA
- the truA gene encoding tRNA pseudouridine(38-40) synthase TruA: MRYFIELAYNGKCYHGWQYQPAAVSVQETLEKSLFTILQQETPVVGAGRTDTGVHASQYFAHFDSVEIKDGKSFLYKLNSVLPADISVKDLFEVHPEAHARFDAVSRSYKYYIIQHKDPFLAERAHFVKNELDLERMNRAAATLKDYTDFKCFSKSKTDVKTYNCSIMHAQWKKEQEMWVFHITADRFLRNMVRAIVGTLLEIGLHKLDVEDLHRILESRDRQQAGTSVPAKALFLTGIDYPATIVKN; encoded by the coding sequence TTGAGATATTTTATTGAACTGGCGTATAACGGCAAGTGTTATCACGGTTGGCAATATCAACCCGCAGCGGTTTCGGTTCAGGAAACTCTGGAAAAAAGCCTGTTTACCATCCTGCAACAGGAAACTCCTGTGGTAGGAGCGGGAAGAACAGATACCGGCGTACATGCCTCTCAATATTTCGCCCATTTTGATAGTGTTGAGATTAAAGACGGTAAAAGTTTTTTATATAAGCTGAACAGTGTTTTACCCGCAGATATTTCGGTAAAGGATTTATTTGAGGTACACCCTGAGGCTCATGCGAGATTTGATGCAGTAAGCCGGAGTTATAAATATTATATCATTCAGCATAAAGATCCATTTCTGGCAGAAAGGGCCCATTTTGTAAAAAATGAATTGGATTTGGAAAGAATGAACCGTGCTGCAGCGACTTTGAAGGATTATACCGATTTTAAGTGTTTTTCGAAATCAAAGACCGATGTAAAAACCTATAATTGCAGCATAATGCATGCCCAATGGAAAAAGGAACAGGAAATGTGGGTATTTCATATCACGGCTGACAGGTTCTTGCGCAATATGGTAAGAGCTATTGTAGGAACTTTGCTTGAAATAGGACTGCATAAACTGGACGTTGAAGATTTGCACAGGATCCTGGAAAGCAGGGACAGGCAACAGGCGGGGACATCTGTTCCGGCAAAAGCTTTATTTTTAACAGGAATAGATTATCCTGCAACAATTGTAAAAAATTAA
- a CDS encoding DUF4293 domain-containing protein, which yields MLQRIQTIYLFIAALLSGVLIFFVSLWSNETGEPVYVDEVLIALGMFLGSALISLITIFLFKNRKLQFVLGRINILLNFFLLGVFVYWSLIVPGEMQISEKGIGMFVPVLSIVFLVLANKAIKKDEDLVKSVDRLR from the coding sequence ATGCTGCAACGTATTCAAACAATTTATTTATTTATTGCCGCACTTTTAAGCGGAGTTTTAATATTTTTTGTTTCTTTGTGGAGCAATGAAACCGGGGAACCGGTGTATGTGGATGAGGTCTTAATTGCCCTTGGTATGTTCCTGGGATCGGCATTGATTTCGCTGATCACAATTTTTTTATTCAAAAACAGAAAGCTTCAGTTTGTTCTGGGGCGCATCAATATATTATTGAACTTTTTTTTGCTGGGAGTTTTTGTGTATTGGTCACTAATTGTACCTGGAGAGATGCAAATCTCTGAGAAAGGTATTGGGATGTTTGTTCCTGTTCTTTCTATCGTTTTTTTAGTTTTGGCCAATAAGGCCATAAAAAAGGATGAAGATCTCGTAAAATCTGTAGACCGGTTGCGTTAA
- the dnaG gene encoding DNA primase, translating into MISKNTIDQVFETARVEEVLGDFVQLKKSGSNYKGLSPFTDERSPSFMVSPVKQIWKDFSSGKGGNVVAFLMEHEHFTYPEAIKYLAKKYNIEIEETEQSSEQKQQEDERESMYLVSEFASKYFQNTLLKTEQGKAIGLSYFRERGFTDETIKKFQLGYCLDEWDAFTSEALRKGYKLEFLEKTGLSIVKGEKQFDRFKGRVMFPIHSMSGRVLGFGGRILTNDKKAAKYLNSPESEIYHKSKVLYGIFYAKQAIAKEDNCYLVEGYTDVIQMHQSGIENVVSSSGTALTSEQIRLISRLTKNITVLFDGDAAGMRASIRGIDLILEQGMNVKVCVFPDGEDPDSFARKNSQADLQEYLLENAKDFIEFKASLLFEDAKNDPVKRANLIQDMVSSISKIPNQIQQEVYIQECSRIMDISENVLFSTLSQILAREGKTSGVQPKKAPAMEVVRSPEAVKTKVDELFELERKIISLLMLYGTAEEEFEDMVLKENDKGELVMEPEIQKAKVFEKIFLDLQEDEVAFTNERFRELYSRIISLLNEEGEVNIEKFINGLDPELSSEVTTLLMEEEQYRLHEWERMNIMVKTKETTIARLVGETILALRRFLISQKIDDLSRKIKESSEEDTKESMEDIMDYLSLKKVLSNKLNRVM; encoded by the coding sequence TTGATCTCAAAGAACACGATAGACCAGGTATTTGAAACCGCCCGCGTAGAGGAGGTTTTGGGCGATTTTGTTCAGCTTAAAAAATCGGGCAGCAATTACAAGGGTTTAAGCCCGTTTACCGATGAACGTAGCCCCAGTTTTATGGTTTCACCGGTAAAGCAAATATGGAAAGATTTTTCCAGCGGGAAAGGGGGGAATGTGGTTGCCTTTTTAATGGAACATGAGCATTTCACTTATCCGGAAGCCATTAAATACCTGGCAAAAAAGTATAATATCGAGATCGAGGAAACGGAACAGTCCAGCGAACAAAAACAGCAGGAGGATGAGCGGGAAAGTATGTACCTGGTTTCAGAATTTGCGAGCAAATACTTTCAGAATACACTTTTAAAAACCGAGCAGGGCAAAGCAATTGGGTTAAGTTATTTCCGGGAACGGGGATTTACAGATGAGACCATCAAAAAATTCCAGTTGGGATATTGCCTGGACGAGTGGGATGCTTTCACCAGTGAAGCTTTGCGGAAAGGATATAAACTGGAATTCCTTGAGAAAACCGGGCTTTCCATAGTTAAAGGTGAGAAGCAATTTGACAGATTTAAAGGGCGCGTGATGTTCCCCATTCATTCCATGTCCGGCAGGGTTTTAGGTTTTGGAGGGAGAATACTCACCAATGATAAAAAAGCCGCAAAATATTTAAATTCCCCCGAGAGCGAGATCTACCATAAAAGCAAGGTTTTATACGGGATCTTTTATGCAAAGCAGGCTATAGCCAAAGAAGATAATTGCTATTTGGTTGAAGGATATACAGATGTGATCCAAATGCACCAGAGCGGGATAGAAAATGTGGTTTCATCTTCAGGAACCGCCCTAACCTCTGAACAAATAAGGTTAATAAGCCGGCTTACCAAGAACATAACCGTTCTTTTTGACGGGGATGCCGCCGGGATGAGGGCATCTATTCGCGGGATAGACCTTATCCTGGAGCAGGGAATGAATGTAAAAGTTTGTGTTTTTCCCGATGGCGAGGATCCTGATAGTTTTGCAAGAAAAAATTCCCAGGCAGACCTGCAGGAATATCTGCTGGAAAATGCCAAGGATTTTATTGAATTCAAAGCTTCCCTGTTATTTGAGGACGCTAAAAATGATCCCGTAAAAAGGGCCAACCTTATTCAGGATATGGTTTCCAGTATTTCCAAAATACCCAACCAGATCCAGCAGGAAGTTTATATACAGGAATGTTCCAGGATCATGGATATTTCAGAAAATGTATTGTTTTCCACCCTTTCCCAAATCCTTGCCCGCGAGGGGAAAACCTCCGGGGTACAGCCTAAAAAGGCACCTGCAATGGAGGTAGTGCGGAGCCCCGAAGCTGTTAAGACCAAAGTAGATGAACTTTTTGAACTTGAGCGCAAGATCATAAGTTTATTGATGTTATACGGAACGGCGGAGGAGGAATTTGAAGATATGGTGCTTAAAGAGAATGATAAGGGGGAACTTGTAATGGAACCGGAAATTCAAAAAGCAAAAGTCTTTGAGAAAATATTTCTGGATCTCCAGGAAGATGAAGTTGCTTTTACCAATGAAAGATTTCGGGAGTTGTACTCCCGCATAATTTCTTTGCTAAATGAAGAGGGGGAGGTTAATATAGAGAAATTTATAAATGGCCTGGACCCTGAGCTATCTTCCGAAGTTACCACATTGTTAATGGAAGAGGAGCAATACAGGCTTCACGAGTGGGAGCGAATGAATATTATGGTGAAAACCAAAGAAACCACTATTGCCAGGTTGGTAGGGGAAACCATTCTTGCCCTTCGCCGTTTTCTAATTAGTCAGAAAATTGATGATCTGTCCAGGAAGATAAAAGAATCTTCCGAAGAGGATACTAAAGAGAGTATGGAAGATATTATGGATTATTTGTCCCTAAAAAAAGTGCTTTCAAATAAACTCAACAGGGTTATGTAG
- the nadE gene encoding NAD(+) synthase has translation MQTEKVVNHIVDWLKEYATNAGVNGFVLGISGGVDSAVVSALCARTGLRTLCVEMPIHQPQNQVSRGQDHITALKEQFANVTNILVELSPVFEQFKSTLPLAEESSTLQLALANTRARLRMTTLYYFAGLHGYLVAGTGNKIEDFGVGFFTKYGDGGVDLSPIADLLKSEVYEIAAFLKINNDILEAAPTDGLFSHSPSDEEQIGASYDELEWAMKIFEKEMDPLQFSGRQLEVLKIYKRLNSANQHKMKPIPVCEIPVHLRN, from the coding sequence ATGCAGACCGAAAAGGTGGTAAATCACATTGTTGACTGGTTAAAAGAGTATGCTACCAATGCCGGTGTAAACGGTTTTGTACTGGGTATAAGCGGCGGGGTTGACTCAGCTGTAGTTTCTGCCCTTTGTGCCAGAACCGGCCTGCGAACCCTTTGTGTTGAAATGCCCATTCATCAACCCCAAAACCAGGTTTCCCGTGGGCAGGATCATATTACAGCACTTAAAGAGCAATTCGCAAATGTAACCAACATACTTGTAGAACTTAGCCCGGTATTTGAACAATTTAAAAGTACGCTGCCCCTGGCAGAGGAAAGTTCCACACTGCAGCTCGCCCTGGCCAATACCCGGGCCCGGTTGCGGATGACAACCTTGTATTATTTTGCAGGATTACATGGGTACCTTGTGGCTGGAACAGGAAATAAAATTGAGGATTTTGGTGTAGGATTTTTCACCAAGTATGGAGATGGGGGCGTTGACCTTAGCCCAATAGCCGATCTTTTAAAAAGTGAGGTTTATGAGATCGCCGCATTTTTAAAAATAAACAACGATATTCTGGAAGCCGCACCTACAGATGGCCTTTTTTCTCACAGCCCAAGCGACGAGGAGCAAATAGGCGCGAGCTATGATGAGCTGGAATGGGCCATGAAAATTTTTGAAAAAGAAATGGATCCACTTCAATTCTCGGGTCGCCAACTTGAAGTTTTGAAAATATATAAACGTTTAAATTCTGCAAATCAACATAAAATGAAACCAATTCCGGTTTGTGAAATACCCGTTCATCTAAGAAATTAA
- a CDS encoding response regulator transcription factor, with protein sequence MSSILIADHHPITRAGITALLSDNQDLEVIGSVTSGNDLFKFLKNKIPDVLVMEIDLPEINGITALRTIKTQFPGTKMLVFTCQPEEMYALSAIKAGASGYLSKTVSTDHLQKAIQQVARGGIYLNKEITEKINSGFSQGNSLISKFKRLSTREAEVLNMLASGKRNKDIADALSINEKTVSTYKTRLLQKLKVDNLADLIHQTRLLQLRTT encoded by the coding sequence ATGAGTTCAATTTTAATTGCAGACCACCATCCAATTACAAGAGCAGGGATCACCGCATTACTTAGTGATAACCAGGACCTGGAAGTTATAGGAAGTGTTACCAGCGGTAACGATCTTTTCAAATTTTTAAAGAATAAGATCCCGGATGTTTTGGTAATGGAAATTGACCTTCCTGAAATTAACGGGATTACAGCCCTTCGCACTATTAAAACCCAGTTTCCCGGCACCAAGATGCTCGTATTTACGTGCCAGCCGGAAGAAATGTATGCTTTAAGCGCCATAAAGGCCGGAGCATCCGGTTACCTTTCCAAAACTGTTTCTACAGACCACCTTCAAAAGGCGATACAACAGGTGGCACGCGGGGGTATCTATCTCAATAAGGAGATCACAGAAAAGATAAATTCAGGTTTCTCACAGGGCAATAGTCTTATCTCCAAGTTCAAACGTCTTTCAACACGTGAAGCCGAAGTTTTAAATATGCTTGCCAGCGGGAAAAGAAACAAAGACATTGCAGATGCATTGAGCATCAATGAGAAAACGGTAAGTACGTATAAAACAAGATTGCTGCAAAAACTTAAAGTGGATAATCTTGCCGATCTTATTCACCAGACAAGACTCCTGCAGCTTAGAACTACATAA
- a CDS encoding ABC transporter ATP-binding protein, which translates to MATGKGTGNAFDFNLFKRLIKYTNPYKWTFYFVALAAILLSFFAVLRPYLLQLTIDNSILPQDSENLVFYISLMVGALFLEVIFQFLFIYFANWLGQEVIRDLRVNLFKHMLQFKMKYFDKSAVGRLVTRAVSDIETIASIFSEGLFVIASDLLKMLVILIFMFYNSWELTLLVLTVMPFILYATRVFQKKMKIAFEDVRNQVANLNTFVQERITGMKIVQLFTREKVEYENFKEINHKHKKGWIKTVWYNSIFFPIAEMSSAITVGLIVWYGGLRVVDNDALSLGIIIMFIELAQTLFRPLRQIADKFNTLQMGMVAANRVFAILDTEASIPDTGKVEIDHLKGEIEFEEVRFGYEEDEEVLKGVSFKAHPGETIAIVGATGAGKTTVINLLNRFYEINSGRILVDGTDITQVTLRSLRKEIAVVLQNVFLFADTILNNITLYNPNVSEEDVVRAAKEIGVHEFIISLPNGYHYNVKERGVMLSSGQRQLISFLRAYVSNPSILVLDEATSSIDSYSEQLIQEATDKITRDRTSIVIAHRLATIKKADKILVMDAGKIVEMGTHKQLLKVENGYYKNLYEVQFMAEESL; encoded by the coding sequence ATGGCTACAGGTAAAGGAACAGGAAATGCATTTGATTTTAATCTTTTTAAAAGATTAATAAAGTATACCAATCCATATAAATGGACTTTCTATTTTGTGGCGCTGGCTGCAATCCTGTTATCCTTTTTTGCGGTGTTAAGGCCGTATTTGTTACAATTAACCATAGATAATTCCATCCTTCCGCAGGATAGCGAAAACCTCGTGTTTTATATAAGCTTAATGGTTGGGGCTCTCTTTCTGGAGGTAATATTTCAATTTCTATTTATTTATTTTGCCAACTGGCTGGGGCAGGAAGTTATTCGTGATCTAAGGGTAAACCTCTTCAAACATATGCTGCAGTTCAAAATGAAATATTTTGACAAGTCGGCAGTGGGAAGGTTGGTTACAAGGGCGGTAAGCGATATTGAAACAATCGCCAGTATTTTTAGTGAGGGTTTGTTCGTAATTGCAAGTGACCTTTTAAAAATGCTCGTAATTCTCATTTTTATGTTCTACAACAGCTGGGAGCTAACCTTGCTGGTTCTCACTGTTATGCCGTTCATTTTATATGCCACCCGGGTTTTTCAGAAGAAAATGAAGATCGCGTTTGAGGATGTTAGAAATCAGGTTGCCAACCTCAATACATTTGTACAGGAGCGAATAACGGGAATGAAGATAGTTCAGCTTTTTACCCGGGAAAAAGTGGAATATGAGAATTTTAAGGAAATAAACCACAAGCACAAAAAAGGCTGGATAAAAACGGTTTGGTATAACTCCATTTTCTTTCCAATTGCCGAGATGTCCTCTGCTATTACCGTTGGTTTAATAGTGTGGTATGGTGGTTTAAGAGTGGTAGATAATGACGCGTTAAGCCTGGGGATCATCATTATGTTCATTGAACTGGCGCAAACCCTATTCAGGCCGCTGCGGCAGATTGCCGATAAATTCAATACCCTGCAAATGGGAATGGTCGCAGCCAACAGGGTTTTTGCGATCCTGGATACCGAAGCCTCAATCCCCGATACCGGAAAGGTTGAAATTGATCATTTAAAGGGGGAAATAGAATTTGAGGAGGTGCGCTTTGGATATGAGGAGGATGAAGAGGTTCTTAAAGGTGTTTCCTTTAAGGCACACCCAGGAGAAACAATTGCAATAGTAGGAGCGACCGGAGCGGGTAAAACAACCGTCATCAATTTGCTCAACCGTTTTTACGAGATCAACAGTGGAAGGATTTTGGTAGATGGAACAGACATAACCCAGGTCACCCTGAGATCCCTGCGAAAAGAGATTGCCGTTGTTTTACAGAACGTATTCCTTTTTGCTGATACCATTTTAAACAATATTACCCTTTATAATCCCAATGTATCTGAAGAAGATGTTGTTAGGGCAGCTAAAGAAATTGGGGTTCATGAATTTATTATTTCTCTTCCCAACGGCTATCATTATAATGTGAAAGAGCGTGGGGTTATGCTTTCCTCTGGCCAACGGCAGCTTATTTCCTTTTTAAGGGCTTATGTGAGTAATCCAAGTATCCTGGTGCTGGACGAAGCTACATCTTCCATAGATTCTTATAGCGAACAACTTATTCAGGAAGCAACGGACAAGATCACCAGGGACCGTACGTCAATAGTAATTGCTCACAGGCTTGCTACCATTAAGAAAGCAGATAAGATCCTTGTCATGGATGCCGGAAAGATCGTTGAAATGGGAACCCATAAGCAGTTATTGAAGGTAGAGAACGGCTATTACAAGAATCTTTATGAAGTACAGTTCATGGCCGAGGAATCTCTGTAA
- the gldB gene encoding gliding motility lipoprotein GldB, with protein MIRNIIFIFFAALLVSCNNKSKLEKEIEQIPVEFELIRFDQKFASVTPETLPALKAEYPFLFPQRFHDSIWVQRINDTIQHELNREVEKEFPDFSSEEDQLQSLFQHLKYYFPSFEAPTVITVTSEVDYKNKVLLADDYLFISLDTYLGKNHEFYLGIQTYLKKNFERNQILPDVAAEYAKKYIPQPESKTFLAHMLYYGKILYLKDILLPQTPDAVKIGYTAEEYTWAVENEEQIWKYFVERQVLFNSDTELYSRFLYPAPFSKFYLELDNESPAMLGQYIGWEIIRQYMSREKVSIREMLVTDAETIFNKANYKPRK; from the coding sequence ATGATAAGAAATATTATTTTCATTTTTTTCGCGGCATTGCTGGTTTCCTGTAATAATAAATCGAAATTGGAAAAGGAGATAGAGCAAATTCCTGTAGAATTTGAGCTTATACGCTTTGATCAAAAATTCGCATCGGTTACTCCTGAAACCCTTCCCGCGCTTAAGGCTGAATATCCCTTTCTTTTTCCGCAGAGATTTCATGACAGCATTTGGGTACAACGTATCAATGATACCATACAACACGAATTAAATCGCGAAGTAGAAAAGGAATTTCCCGATTTTTCTTCGGAAGAGGATCAATTACAAAGTCTTTTTCAGCATTTAAAATACTATTTTCCATCTTTTGAGGCTCCCACTGTAATTACTGTTACATCTGAAGTAGATTATAAGAACAAGGTGTTGTTGGCAGATGATTATTTATTTATATCGCTGGACACCTACCTGGGTAAAAACCACGAATTTTACCTGGGAATACAAACTTATTTGAAGAAAAATTTTGAACGAAACCAAATCCTGCCTGACGTTGCGGCAGAATATGCTAAAAAATACATCCCCCAACCGGAGTCAAAGACCTTTCTGGCCCATATGCTGTATTATGGAAAAATCTTATATTTAAAGGATATCCTGTTGCCGCAAACCCCCGATGCGGTAAAAATTGGATATACCGCAGAGGAGTATACCTGGGCGGTGGAAAATGAAGAACAGATCTGGAAGTATTTTGTTGAGCGCCAGGTTTTGTTCAATTCGGACACCGAATTATACTCAAGATTCCTTTATCCTGCCCCTTTTTCAAAGTTCTACCTGGAACTTGACAATGAATCTCCCGCTATGCTGGGGCAATATATAGGCTGGGAAATTATACGGCAATACATGAGCCGGGAAAAAGTGAGCATACGGGAAATGCTTGTTACAGACGCAGAAACAATATTTAATAAGGCAAATTATAAACCGAGAAAATAA
- a CDS encoding metallophosphoesterase family protein, whose amino-acid sequence MKKILLLSDTHSHIDERILHYVAEADEVWHAGDVGDISVTDKIQEMKPLRAVYGNIDGHEIRKEFPLNQRFFCEEVDVWITHIGGYPGKYSPVIREEIKTNPPKLFICGHSHILKVMNDKNLQLLHMNPGAAGIYGFHKKRTMLRFKITGKEISDLEVIELGDK is encoded by the coding sequence ATGAAAAAAATACTATTACTAAGCGATACCCATAGCCATATTGATGAAAGGATCCTGCATTATGTGGCAGAAGCCGATGAAGTATGGCATGCCGGCGATGTAGGTGATATTTCGGTTACAGATAAAATTCAGGAAATGAAGCCGCTTAGAGCCGTTTACGGCAATATAGACGGCCACGAAATTCGCAAAGAATTCCCCCTGAACCAACGTTTTTTTTGCGAAGAAGTTGATGTATGGATCACGCATATAGGAGGCTACCCGGGAAAATATTCGCCTGTAATAAGAGAGGAAATTAAAACCAATCCGCCCAAATTATTTATTTGCGGGCATTCTCACATTTTAAAAGTGATGAATGATAAAAATTTACAATTGCTGCATATGAATCCCGGCGCAGCAGGAATTTATGGTTTTCACAAAAAGAGAACCATGTTGCGGTTTAAAATTACAGGAAAAGAAATAAGCGATCTTGAGGTTATTGAGTTAGGGGATAAATGA